CGGCACTGTCGGGCCGCTGCTGGGGCGTCTGTTCCAGGCCACCTTCAATTCAGCCAAGCAAGTGCGCACCGACACGGCCATCGGCGAGAACCCGGTGTCTGTGGCGTTTGCCGCCGTCAGCCTGGCCAAGCAGATTTTCAGCGACTTGCAGCGCAGCCAGGCGCTGCTGATCGGTGCGGGCGAAACCATTACCCTGGTCGCCCGTCACCTGCACGAGCTGGGCGTGAAGCGTATCGTGGTGGCCAACCGCACGCTTGAGCGCGCGAGCATCCTTGCCGAGCAGTTCGGCGCGCATGCTGTGCTGCTGTCGGACATCCCGGCTGAGCTGGTGCGCAGCGACATCGTCATCAGCTCCACCGCCAGCCAGTTGCCGATCCTGGGCAAGGGCGCGGTCGAAAGCGCATTGAAGCTGCGCAAGCACAAGCCGATCTTTATGGTGGATATCGCCGTTCCCCGGGATATCGAGCCCGAAGTCGGCGAGTTGGACGACGTTTACCTCTATAGCGTCGATGATTTGCACGAAGTGGTCGCCGAAAACCTCAAGAGCCGCCAGGGCGCTGCCCAGGCCGCCGAAGAAATGGTCAGCGTCGGCGCTGAAGATTTCATGGTGCGCCTGCGCGAGCTGGCGGCGGTAGACGTGCTCAAGGCGTATCGTCAGCAGGGCGAACGCCTGCGCGATGAGGAGCTGATCAAGGCCCAGCGCCTATTGGCCAATGGCAGCAGCGCCGAAGAGGTGTTGATGCAACTGGCCCGTGGCCTGACCAACAAGCTGCTCCACGCCCCCAGCGTACAGTTGAAAAAGCTTACCGCCGAAGGCCGCCTCGATGCGCTGGCCATGGCCCAGGAACTCTTTGCCCTCGGTGAGGGCGCGTCAGATAGCTCTTCGGATAAAAAACCGCAATGAAAGCTTCACTGCTCAATAAGCTGGATGTACTCCAGGACCGTTTCGAAGAACTGACCGCCTTGCTCGGCGATGGCGAGGTCATCTCCGATCAAACCAAGTTCCGCGCCTATTCCAAGGAATACGCCGAAGTTGAACCGGTGGTGGTCACCTACAAAAACCTGCTCAAAGTGCAGGCCGACCTTGAGGGCGCGCAGGCGCTGCTCAAGGACAACGACCCGGACATGCGCGAAATGGCCGTGGAAGAAGTGCGCGAGGCCAAGGAAAAACTCGCTGAGCTGGAAGGCGACCTGCAACGGATGTTGCTGCCCAAAGACCCTAACGACGGGCGCAACGTGTTCCTCGAAATCCGTGCCGGCACCGGTGGCGACGAGGCGGCGATTTTCTCCGGCGACCTGTTTCGCATGTACTCGCGTTATGCCGAGCGTCGCGGCTGGCGGGTGGAAATCCTCTCCGAGAACGAAGGCGAGCACGGCGGCTATAAGGAAGTCATTGCGCGGGTTGAAGGCGATAACGTCTACGGCAAGCTCAAGTTCGAGTCCGGCGTACACCGTGTGCAGCGCGTCCCGGCGACCGAGTCCCAAGGCCGTATCCACACCTCGGCCTGTACCGTGGCGGTGTTGCCCGAGCCGGACGAGCAGGAAGCGATCGAGATCAACCCGGCGGACTTGCGCGTCGACACCTACCGCTCGTCGGGTGCGGGCGGCCAGCACGTCAACAAGACCGACTCGGCGATCCGCATCACCCACTTGCCGTCGGGCATCGTGGTGGAATGCCAGGAAGAACGTTCCCAGCACAAGAACCGCGCGCGGGCGATGTCCTGGCTATCGGCCAAGTTGAATGATCAGCAGACCAGCGCCGCCGCCAACGCGATCGCCAGCGAGCGCAAGTTGCTGGTGGGTTCGGGCGACCGTTCCGAGCGCATCCGCACCTATAACTTTGCCCAGGGCCGGGTCACCGACCATCGCGTCAACCTCACCCTGTATTCCCTGGACGAAATCCTTGCCGGTGGCGTGGACGCGGTGATCGAGCCGCTGCTCGCCGAATACCAGGCCGATCAGTTGGCGGCGATAGGTGAATAAATGACCATCATTGCCAGCCTGTTGCGCGCCGCCGACCTGCCCGACTCGCCCACTGCGCGCCTGGATGCCGAATTGTTGCTGGCCGCAGCCCTGGGCAAATCCCGCAGCTACTTGCACACCTGGCCGGAAAAGATCGTCAGCAGCGAACACGCGCTGGCTTTTGCGGACTATCTGCAGCGCCGTCGCGGCGGTGAGCCGGTGGCCTATATCCTCGGCCAGCAAGGTTTCTGGAAGCTGGACCTGGAGGTCGCCCCGCACACGCTGATCCCGCGTCCGGATACGGAACTGCTGGTGGAAGCCGCCCTGGAATTGTTGCAGGCGATGCCCGCCAGGGTCCTGGACCTGGGCACTGGCAGCGGTGCCATCGCCCTGGCCCTGGCCAGTGAACGCCCGATGTGGCAGGTCACGGCGGTCGACCGCGTGCTGGAAGCCGTGGCCCTGGCCGAGCGCAACCGCCAGCGGCTGCACCTCACTAACGTGGCGGTGCTCAATAGCCATTGGTTCAGTGCGTTGCAAGGGCATCGCTATGACCTGATCATCAGCAACCCGCCGTATATCGCCGCCAACGATCCGCACCTGGCGGCAGGCGATGTGCGCTTCGAGCCGGCCAGCGCACTGGTGGCCGGCCATGACGGGCTGGACGACCTGCGCCTGATCATCACACAAGCCCCGGCCCACTTGAATGCCGGTGGCCGTCTGTTGCTGGAGCATGGCTACGACCAGGCCTCGGCCGTGCGCGAGCTGTTGCTCGGTGAAGGCTTTGACGAAGTGCACAGCCGCATCGACCTCGGCGGCCATGAACGCATCACCCTGGGACGCCGCCCGTGCTGAGTGACCGCGAGCTGTTGCGCTACAGCCGGCAGATTCTGTTGCAGCAGGTCGACATCGACGGCCAGTTGCGCCTGAAAAAAAGCCGCGCATTGATCGTCGGCCTGGGGGGGCTGGGTGCGCCGGTCGCGCTGTACCTGGCGGCCGCCGGGGTGGGCGAGCTGCATCTGGCGGATTTCGACACGGTCGACCTGACCAACCTGCAACGCCAGATCATCCACGACACCCACAGCGTCGGGCAGACCAAGGTCGATTCGGCCATGGGCCGGCTGAGCGCGATCAATCCCGAGGTCACACTGGTCGCCCATCGCGCCGCGCTGGATGCCGATTCATTGGTGGCGGCAGTTGCGGCAGTGGACGTGGTACTCGATTGCAGCGACAACTTTTCCACCCGCGAAGCGGTCAACGCCGCCTGTGTTGCCGCCGGCAAACCGTTGATCAGTGGCGCGGCGATTCGCCTTGAAGGGCAGTTGTCGGTCTTCGACCCACGGCGCCCCGAAAGCCCTTGCTACCACTGCTTGTATGGGCACGGCAGCGACACCGAACTGACTTGCAGCGAAGCCGGTGTCGTCGGCCCGCTGGTGGGGCTGGTCGGCAGCCTGCAAGCGTTGGAAGCCTTGAAGCTGCTGGCCGGATTTGGTGAACCGCTGGTGGGGCGCTTGTTGCTGATCGATGCATTGAGCACACGGTTTCGCGAGCTGCGCGTCAAACGCGACCCCGGTTGCAGCGTGTGCGGGACGCAACATGGTTAAGGACGCGCCCATCGGTGTGTTCGATTCCGGTGTCGGCGGCTTGTCGGTACTGGACGAAATTCAGCAGTTGTTGCCTCAGGAGTCACTGCTGTACGTGGCCGATTGTGGGCATATCCCCTACGGCGAGAAAACCCCGGCCTTCATTCGCGAGCGCTCGCGCCTGGTTGCCGAATTTTTTCGCGGGCAGGGCGCCAAGGCGTTCGTGATTGCCTGTAACACCGCGACGGTCGCTGCCGTTGCCGATTTACGCCAGGACTACCCTGACTGGCCCTTGGTCGGCATGGAGCCCGCAGTAAAACCGGCGGCGGCCGCGACGCGCAGTGGCGTGGTCGGCGTGCTGGCCACCACCGGCACCCTGCAAAGCGCCAAGTTCGCCGCCTTGCTCGACCGCTTCGCCACCGACGTGCAGGTAATTACCCAGCCGTGTCCGGGCCTGGTGGAGCTGATTGAAACCGGCGACTTGAACAGCCCGGCCCTGCGCGATTTATTGCAGGGCTATATCGAACCGCTGCTCAGCGCCGGTTGCGACACCATCATCCTCGGCTGCACCCACTACCCCTTCCTCAAGACATTATTGGCGCAGATGCTCCCCCCGAGCATCATCCTGATCGACACCGGCGCCGCCGTTGCGCGTCAGCTCAAGCGCCTGCTGGGGGAACGAGGCTTGCTCGCCAGCGGCGCGGCAGCCTTGCCTGCGCAGTTCTGGACCAGCGGCGATGTGTCTCACCTCAGAAATATCCTACCAACACTTTGGAAACATCCTGGAGTTGTGCGAAGCTTCGCCTCGTGAAAATTTCGTGAAATCTCGCTGAACTTCCGGCTCTACGCCGACTTCTATAGCGAGATGGCCTGTAAATAATCAATAACTTCGTTCGCAAAGGTAGTTTCTATGAAGCGCTTGTTCTGTATGGCTGCTATCGCGGCTGTGATGGTGGGACACTCTATTACCACCCAGGCCGCCGGCCTGGAGTTCGGGCTGGGCAGCACCAGCGATTCAACGCTGACCTACCGTCTGGGCCTGACCTCGGATTGGGACAAAAGCTGGATGCAGAGCAACGTCGGTCGCCTGACGGGCTACTGGAGCGGCGCTTATACGTATTGGGAAGGTGATGATCGTGCAGGCGCCAGCAGCCTGTCGTTCTCGCCGGTGTTTGTGTATGAGTTTGCCGGGGAATCGGTCAAGCCTTACATCGAGGCCGGGATCGGGGTGGCGCTGTTTTCCCGCACCAGGCTTGAAGATAACAACATCGGCCAGTCCTTCCAGTTCGAAGATCGCCTGGGGTTCGGCCTGCGGTTTGCCGGCGGGCATGAAGTGGGCATTCGTGCCACGCACTATTCCAACGCCGGGATCAGCAGCAATAACGATGGGGTAGAGAGCTACGCGCTGCACTACACCATGCCGTTGTAACGTTCAAGAACACCGAAAAACCAATGTGGGAGGGGGCTTGCCCCCGATAGCGGTGGGTCAGTCACCTATAATTTGACTGACCGGCCGCCATCGGGGGCAAGCCCCCTCCCACATTCGAATCTCCACGCATTTAAGTCTCAGCGATAGACCGTGGCAATGCCTTCGCGCTCTTCAAGGCACTCCGGCGCACCCATCTCGAATTCCCGACATATCAACGGCCGAAGCTCATAGATCGTGCACATCATCGTGTCCCGGTCCAGCGCCGCACACCAGCCGTCATCCAGGCGCAGCATCACTTCCCCGCCCCAGTCATCGGTATCGATATAGCGTTGCGGCACGCCGGTGTCGGTGATCAGCATGACTTCCAGCTGGCAGCAGCAGGCCGCGCACGTCGAGCAGGTGACGGCCGGTTCAGTGATCTGGATGTGAGGGATGTTGGTCATAGGCGCGCAGTGTAAGCCAAGCAGGCGAAAGACGTATGAATGCTCGACGGGCGTCAGCGTGCCAGTCGATGCAGGCCGACGAACACCACGGCCCAGAGTAACGCCAGCCCGGCCATTGTCGGGCCCAGGCCATAGCCGAACTGCACGCCGGCCAGTTGGCTGCCGGCGTAATACGACAGCGGCCCGCCCACCGCGCCCAACAGCGCGGCGCGCCACCAGGGGCGGGCGCTCCAGGCCAGGCAATGGCGCAAGGTGGTGGCCAGCAAGGCCCACAGCAGCATCAACCAGAAGGGAATTAACGGCCCTGGCTCGCTGAAGTGGAACACCCCCAGGGTGCGCAATAGAGTATCGAGCAGTGTGCCGGCGAGTGTCACGCCGACGATCAGCACACCGTCATCCGCCAGCGAACTTATCCACAGCAGGTTGACCGCCAGTACCGCCAGCCCTACCAATAACCACGGGCTGTCGCCGCCGAGCACACAGGCAAACCAGCCGCATTGAAACAGCGCGGCATTGGCCAGGGATTTAAGCACTGAAGCGCCCGAGCAATGGCGGGTTAATCGCCGCCGGCTTGGCCAGCAGCAACTGCGCGGTGCCGATGGTGCGCTCCATGAAGCCGCCTTCGCAGTAGCACAGGTAGAACTCCCACAAGCGCAAAAAGTACTCGTCGTAACCCAGCTCCGCGAGGCGGCCGTGGGCGCGGCGAAAGTTCTCATGCCACAGGCGCAGGGTGCGCGCGTAGTGCAGCCCGAAATCCTCCATGTGCACCAGGTTCATGTCGGTGTCGCGGCAGACGATCTGCAGCATGTTCTGCACGCTGGGCAGGGCGCCCCCGGGAAAGATGTAGCGCTGGATAAAGTCGACGCTGTTCCTGGCCTGCTCATAACGTTGTTCGCGGATGGTGATGGCTTGCAGCAGCATCAAGCCGTCGGGTTTGAGCAAGTGGGCGCACTGTTTGAAATACGTGGGCAGGAAACGATGGCCCACCGCTTCGATCATTTCGATGGACACCAGCTTGTCGTATTCACCGGTCAGGTCGCGGTAGTCCTGCAGCAACAGTGTCACCCGGTCTTGCAGGCCCGCCGCTTCGATGCGCCTGGCGGTGTAGGCAAACTGTTCCCTGGACAGGGTCGTGGTGGTGACCTTGCAACCATAGTGCTGCGCCGCGTACAGCGCCATGCTGCCCCAGCCGGTGCCGATTTCCAGCAGGTGATCGGTAGGCTTGAGCGACAGTTTCTGGCAGATGCGTTCCAGTTTGTTCAGTTGTGCCTGTTCCAGGGTGTCGTCGGCGCTGAGAAATTGCGCCGCCGAATACATCATGGTCGGGTCGAGAAACTCCTGAAACAGGTCGTTGCCCAGGTCGTAATGGGCTTCGATGTTTTTCCGCGAGCCCTTGCGTGTGTTGCGGTTGAGCCAATGCAGGCCCTGGGTGAACGGCCGCGCCAGGCGGGCCAGGCCGCCCTCCATGGCATCGAGCACGTCCAGGTTGCTGACCATCACACGCACCACGGCGGTCAGGTCCGGGCTGCTCCAGTAGCCATGGATAAACGCTTCGCCGGCACCGATCGAACCGTTGGCGGCCACCAGGCCCCACACCGCCGAGTCCAGGATCTGGATTTCTCCCAGCAGGTGCGCTTCCCGTGCACCGAATACGTGTCGCTCGCCGTCCTCAACGATCACCAATTGGCCGTGGCGCAATTGGCCGAGTTGGCGCAACACGCCCTTGCGCAAAAGCGCAGCGGTCATGCCATTGACGTTCAGGCGGTTAGCCTTGACCGATAAGCTAGGGGACTTCATGGCGGCGATCCTTGGTATACCCGACTGCGGTGCTGGAGGCGCCATCGGCGGCCCGGTGGGAAAAAATCGGTGTGCGTTTGAACAACAGGCGCAGGGCCTGCCAGTAAATCGCCAGGCAGGTCTTGGCGGTCATCCAGGGAAAGCGCCATAAATAGCGATGCAGGCTGGCGCGGTTCAGGGCTTCTTTTTGCAGGCTCAAGGTGGCATCGAAGACTTTATGCGCGCCTTGCCAATCGGCCATGTGCACGCCGAGCCTGGCGGCGGGCGGGCTGAAGCTCATGCGGTATTCCAGGTCGCGCGGCAGGAAGGGCGACACATGGAACGCCTTGGCCACGGCGAAGTGCTGGTGTTCATCGACGCCCAGTGCCTGGGCCGGCAGCACATAGTGATAGCGCTCGCGCCACGGGGTGTTGGTGACTTCGCACAGGATCGCCGCCAGTTGCCCGTCGGCCTCGAAACAATAGAAAAAACTCACCGGATTGAACGCCAGGCCCCAGCTGCGCGCCTGGGTCAGCAGGCAGATAGCGCCCTGCGGGGTGCGCCCCAAGGCGTTGCCGACGGCATGGCGCACCGCGTCGCTCAAGGACATGCCGTGGCGGGTGAATTCGCGCAGGTAGTCCTGCTGACGAAAGCCGAACGGTGCCAGGCGGCTAGAACCGGCAAGCGGCGAGAGCCCGAGCACGGCGTCCTGTTCGCTGAGGTCCAGGTACAGCAGGCCGATACGGTAGCGAAAGGCATGGGCCTTGGGCGCAAACCGGCGATGGGCGATCCAGCCGCTGTACAGGGCGCTGTTCACAGGGTTTCCCCAAACGCCTGGGCCACGCGCAGGGCGCTGACCACGCCGTCCTCATGGAAACCATTGGCCCAATAGGCGCCGCAGTAGAAGGTGTTGCGCGCGCCGTGCAATTCTTCCCAGCGCGCCTGTGCGGCCACCGCCGCCAGGCTGTATTGCGGATGAGCGTAGGTGTAGCGCGCCAGGATCTTCAGCGGGTTGATCATCGGCGTCTGGTTGAGACTGACGCAGAAGGTGGTGGCGCCGTCGATGCCTTGCAGGATGTTCATGTCGTAGGTGACGGCAGCCTGCTGCTTTTGGTTGCTGCCCAGCCGGTAGTTCCAACTGGCCCAGGCCAGCTTGCGGTCGGGCAACAGGCGCGTGTCGGTATGCAGCACCACATCGTTGTCGGCATAAGGCAGGGCACCGAGGATCTGCTGTTCGGCCTTGCTCGGGTCGGCGAGTAGCCCCAGGGCCTGGTCGCTGTGGCAGGCGAACACCACGCGGTCGAACGTCTCGCTGCCGGCCGGGCTGTGGATAACCACGCCGTCGTCGGTGCGTTGCACCTTATGCACAGGGCAGTTCAGGCGTACCTGTTCGCGAAAGCTGCGGGTCAAGGGCTCGATATAACTGCTGGAGCCCCCGTCGATCACGCACCATTGCGGACGGTTGCTCACGGAAAGCAGGCCGTGGTTCTTGAAGAAGCGCACGAAGAACTGCAACGGAAACTTGAGCA
This genomic stretch from Pseudomonas orientalis harbors:
- the hemA gene encoding glutamyl-tRNA reductase, whose translation is MAFLALGINHKTASVDVRERVAFTPEQLVEALQQLCRLTDSREAAILSTCNRSELYIEQEHLSADVVLRWLADYHHLSLDDLRASAYVHEDDAAVRHMMRVASGLDSLVLGEPQILGQMKSAYAVAREAGTVGPLLGRLFQATFNSAKQVRTDTAIGENPVSVAFAAVSLAKQIFSDLQRSQALLIGAGETITLVARHLHELGVKRIVVANRTLERASILAEQFGAHAVLLSDIPAELVRSDIVISSTASQLPILGKGAVESALKLRKHKPIFMVDIAVPRDIEPEVGELDDVYLYSVDDLHEVVAENLKSRQGAAQAAEEMVSVGAEDFMVRLRELAAVDVLKAYRQQGERLRDEELIKAQRLLANGSSAEEVLMQLARGLTNKLLHAPSVQLKKLTAEGRLDALAMAQELFALGEGASDSSSDKKPQ
- the prfA gene encoding peptide chain release factor 1, with protein sequence MKASLLNKLDVLQDRFEELTALLGDGEVISDQTKFRAYSKEYAEVEPVVVTYKNLLKVQADLEGAQALLKDNDPDMREMAVEEVREAKEKLAELEGDLQRMLLPKDPNDGRNVFLEIRAGTGGDEAAIFSGDLFRMYSRYAERRGWRVEILSENEGEHGGYKEVIARVEGDNVYGKLKFESGVHRVQRVPATESQGRIHTSACTVAVLPEPDEQEAIEINPADLRVDTYRSSGAGGQHVNKTDSAIRITHLPSGIVVECQEERSQHKNRARAMSWLSAKLNDQQTSAAANAIASERKLLVGSGDRSERIRTYNFAQGRVTDHRVNLTLYSLDEILAGGVDAVIEPLLAEYQADQLAAIGE
- the prmC gene encoding peptide chain release factor N(5)-glutamine methyltransferase, whose protein sequence is MTIIASLLRAADLPDSPTARLDAELLLAAALGKSRSYLHTWPEKIVSSEHALAFADYLQRRRGGEPVAYILGQQGFWKLDLEVAPHTLIPRPDTELLVEAALELLQAMPARVLDLGTGSGAIALALASERPMWQVTAVDRVLEAVALAERNRQRLHLTNVAVLNSHWFSALQGHRYDLIISNPPYIAANDPHLAAGDVRFEPASALVAGHDGLDDLRLIITQAPAHLNAGGRLLLEHGYDQASAVRELLLGEGFDEVHSRIDLGGHERITLGRRPC
- a CDS encoding molybdopterin-synthase adenylyltransferase MoeB, yielding MLSDRELLRYSRQILLQQVDIDGQLRLKKSRALIVGLGGLGAPVALYLAAAGVGELHLADFDTVDLTNLQRQIIHDTHSVGQTKVDSAMGRLSAINPEVTLVAHRAALDADSLVAAVAAVDVVLDCSDNFSTREAVNAACVAAGKPLISGAAIRLEGQLSVFDPRRPESPCYHCLYGHGSDTELTCSEAGVVGPLVGLVGSLQALEALKLLAGFGEPLVGRLLLIDALSTRFRELRVKRDPGCSVCGTQHG
- the murI gene encoding glutamate racemase, which translates into the protein MVKDAPIGVFDSGVGGLSVLDEIQQLLPQESLLYVADCGHIPYGEKTPAFIRERSRLVAEFFRGQGAKAFVIACNTATVAAVADLRQDYPDWPLVGMEPAVKPAAAATRSGVVGVLATTGTLQSAKFAALLDRFATDVQVITQPCPGLVELIETGDLNSPALRDLLQGYIEPLLSAGCDTIILGCTHYPFLKTLLAQMLPPSIILIDTGAAVARQLKRLLGERGLLASGAAALPAQFWTSGDVSHLRNILPTLWKHPGVVRSFAS
- a CDS encoding acyloxyacyl hydrolase — its product is MKRLFCMAAIAAVMVGHSITTQAAGLEFGLGSTSDSTLTYRLGLTSDWDKSWMQSNVGRLTGYWSGAYTYWEGDDRAGASSLSFSPVFVYEFAGESVKPYIEAGIGVALFSRTRLEDNNIGQSFQFEDRLGFGLRFAGGHEVGIRATHYSNAGISSNNDGVESYALHYTMPL
- a CDS encoding YkgJ family cysteine cluster protein, whose translation is MTNIPHIQITEPAVTCSTCAACCCQLEVMLITDTGVPQRYIDTDDWGGEVMLRLDDGWCAALDRDTMMCTIYELRPLICREFEMGAPECLEEREGIATVYR
- a CDS encoding DUF2878 domain-containing protein, with product MLKSLANAALFQCGWFACVLGGDSPWLLVGLAVLAVNLLWISSLADDGVLIVGVTLAGTLLDTLLRTLGVFHFSEPGPLIPFWLMLLWALLATTLRHCLAWSARPWWRAALLGAVGGPLSYYAGSQLAGVQFGYGLGPTMAGLALLWAVVFVGLHRLAR
- a CDS encoding SAM-dependent methyltransferase, with product MKSPSLSVKANRLNVNGMTAALLRKGVLRQLGQLRHGQLVIVEDGERHVFGAREAHLLGEIQILDSAVWGLVAANGSIGAGEAFIHGYWSSPDLTAVVRVMVSNLDVLDAMEGGLARLARPFTQGLHWLNRNTRKGSRKNIEAHYDLGNDLFQEFLDPTMMYSAAQFLSADDTLEQAQLNKLERICQKLSLKPTDHLLEIGTGWGSMALYAAQHYGCKVTTTTLSREQFAYTARRIEAAGLQDRVTLLLQDYRDLTGEYDKLVSIEMIEAVGHRFLPTYFKQCAHLLKPDGLMLLQAITIREQRYEQARNSVDFIQRYIFPGGALPSVQNMLQIVCRDTDMNLVHMEDFGLHYARTLRLWHENFRRAHGRLAELGYDEYFLRLWEFYLCYCEGGFMERTIGTAQLLLAKPAAINPPLLGRFSA
- a CDS encoding DUF1365 domain-containing protein, producing the protein MNSALYSGWIAHRRFAPKAHAFRYRIGLLYLDLSEQDAVLGLSPLAGSSRLAPFGFRQQDYLREFTRHGMSLSDAVRHAVGNALGRTPQGAICLLTQARSWGLAFNPVSFFYCFEADGQLAAILCEVTNTPWRERYHYVLPAQALGVDEHQHFAVAKAFHVSPFLPRDLEYRMSFSPPAARLGVHMADWQGAHKVFDATLSLQKEALNRASLHRYLWRFPWMTAKTCLAIYWQALRLLFKRTPIFSHRAADGASSTAVGYTKDRRHEVP
- a CDS encoding NAD(P)/FAD-dependent oxidoreductase → MKIAIIGSGIAGLTSAYLLSRRHDITLFEAGDCLGGHTHTANVTVEGKSYAVDTGFIVFNDWTYPNFIRLLGQIGVRFKPTEMSFSVCDESTGFEYNGNNLNSLFAQRRNILSPGFWGMLRDILRFNRQAPLDLQEQRISADMTLGDYLDAGGYGPRFIRHYIVPMGAAIWSMSLADMLKFPLQFFVRFFKNHGLLSVSNRPQWCVIDGGSSSYIEPLTRSFREQVRLNCPVHKVQRTDDGVVIHSPAGSETFDRVVFACHSDQALGLLADPSKAEQQILGALPYADNDVVLHTDTRLLPDRKLAWASWNYRLGSNQKQQAAVTYDMNILQGIDGATTFCVSLNQTPMINPLKILARYTYAHPQYSLAAVAAQARWEELHGARNTFYCGAYWANGFHEDGVVSALRVAQAFGETL